From the Hyphomicrobium sp. ghe19 genome, one window contains:
- a CDS encoding efflux RND transporter permease subunit, producing the protein MNVSRIFIERPIGTALLAIGLFLAGAVAYGLLPVASMPAIEFPTVRIMATRPGADPSTMASSVASPLERRLGEIAGVTEMTSTSSLGSTSIAMQFDLNRNIDGAGRDVQAALNAATADLPGDLPQVPTFRKANPSASPILILALTSKTMTTSAIYDTADTVIGQRISQVDGVADVTVSGADQPATRIQVDPTLVAAMGVSFEDVKNAVSNANDLSPIGSVDGERQTIILQSNAQMTEPDEYKNIVVKNMPNGDIVKVGDVANVITATRNARSSARFGHDPAVLLIITKTPEANVIDTVDRVKALLPQLKEWIPAGIDISILTDRTTTIRASVHDMQFTLGLTILLVMSVVFVFLRRPTPTIAAGITVPLSLAGTCAAMWAAGFSINNLTLMALAVAVGFVVDDAIVMIENVYRNMEKGMKPYAAALAGSQQIGFTVISISVSLVAAFIPVLFMTGIVGRLLHEFALTLTFAIAISAVVSLTVTPVICAHFIKAGAEEHKNLADRIFEGALALVVRSYAFTLRIALRNQLVMLAVFVATIVLTIHFYTVLPKGYLPEDDTGLIIAATEANADVSFAEMSKLQRQALNVILADPAVDNVGSSIGAGGPNPTQNQGRMFISLKPIEERHNVSTAVVIDRLRAPLGKIVGLATRLMPSRDIRAGARAGKADYQYTLWAINADDLYEWVPKVIDAVRAVPGLADVTSDREAGGLQLNVNINRDVASRLNVAIVDIDNALSNAFSQTQFSTIYGDRNQYKVILEVDPKLQVHPKDLSRIYVPTIDRTQQIPLSSVISTSEGIASLVVNHQGPFPAVTINYNLRPGVSMDTSLQGIDAALQALHMPETIHGEPAGDAKSFIEQARQQTLLILAALVAIYIVLGVLYESLAHPLTIISTLPSAGLGALLALQMASMDLSVIALIGVILLIGIVKKNGIMLVDFALHAERERGLSPQAAIYDACLQRFRPILMTTLAALLGAIPLAVAVGPGSELRRPLGITIIGGLVVSQVLTLYTTPVIYLLLEKLKARFARGGEKSPPAVSTAEST; encoded by the coding sequence ATGAACGTCTCGCGCATCTTCATCGAGAGGCCCATCGGAACAGCGCTGCTCGCCATCGGCCTGTTTCTCGCGGGCGCCGTTGCGTACGGGCTCCTCCCCGTCGCGAGCATGCCGGCGATCGAGTTTCCGACCGTTCGGATCATGGCGACACGTCCCGGCGCCGACCCATCGACGATGGCGTCCAGCGTCGCCTCCCCGCTCGAACGGCGTCTTGGCGAAATCGCGGGCGTCACCGAGATGACGTCGACGAGCTCGCTCGGCTCGACGTCCATCGCGATGCAGTTCGACCTCAATCGCAATATCGACGGCGCGGGCCGCGACGTGCAGGCGGCCTTGAACGCAGCGACCGCGGATCTTCCGGGCGACCTGCCGCAAGTGCCGACATTCCGGAAAGCGAACCCTTCCGCCTCGCCAATTCTCATCCTCGCGTTGACGTCAAAGACGATGACGACGAGCGCAATCTACGACACCGCCGACACCGTCATCGGCCAGCGTATTTCGCAAGTCGATGGCGTGGCTGACGTGACGGTAAGCGGCGCCGACCAACCAGCGACGCGCATCCAGGTCGATCCCACGCTCGTTGCTGCGATGGGCGTCAGCTTCGAAGACGTGAAGAATGCCGTCTCCAACGCCAACGATCTCTCGCCGATAGGCTCGGTGGACGGCGAGCGGCAAACGATCATCCTGCAGTCCAACGCGCAGATGACCGAGCCCGACGAATACAAAAATATCGTCGTGAAGAACATGCCGAACGGCGATATCGTCAAGGTGGGCGACGTCGCGAACGTCATAACGGCGACGCGAAACGCGCGTTCGTCGGCGCGCTTCGGCCATGATCCGGCGGTGCTGCTGATCATCACGAAGACGCCCGAGGCGAATGTCATCGACACGGTCGACCGGGTGAAGGCGCTCCTTCCCCAGCTCAAAGAGTGGATACCGGCGGGCATCGACATTTCGATCCTCACCGACCGGACGACGACGATCCGTGCGTCAGTTCACGACATGCAATTTACGCTCGGGTTGACGATCCTGCTCGTCATGTCCGTCGTGTTCGTCTTTCTCCGGCGCCCGACGCCGACGATCGCGGCCGGCATTACGGTGCCGCTGTCGCTTGCAGGCACGTGCGCCGCGATGTGGGCCGCCGGGTTTTCGATCAACAACCTCACGCTGATGGCGCTCGCCGTTGCCGTCGGCTTCGTTGTCGACGACGCGATCGTGATGATCGAAAACGTCTATCGCAATATGGAAAAGGGCATGAAGCCCTATGCGGCGGCGCTTGCGGGATCGCAGCAGATCGGCTTCACCGTCATTTCAATCTCGGTGTCCCTCGTCGCGGCATTCATACCGGTTCTGTTCATGACCGGCATCGTCGGCCGGTTGCTTCACGAGTTTGCCCTGACGCTGACATTCGCTATCGCCATCTCAGCCGTCGTGTCTCTCACGGTCACGCCTGTGATCTGCGCTCACTTCATCAAGGCCGGGGCCGAGGAACATAAGAACCTTGCCGACCGCATTTTCGAAGGGGCACTCGCTCTCGTCGTGCGAAGCTATGCGTTTACGCTCAGAATTGCCCTTCGCAATCAGCTGGTCATGCTCGCGGTGTTCGTGGCGACGATCGTGCTTACGATCCATTTCTACACCGTCCTGCCGAAGGGCTATCTGCCCGAGGACGACACGGGCCTGATCATCGCGGCGACGGAAGCCAACGCGGATGTGTCGTTCGCGGAGATGAGCAAGCTCCAGAGACAAGCTCTCAACGTGATCCTCGCCGACCCGGCGGTCGACAATGTCGGCTCATCCATCGGCGCCGGCGGCCCCAATCCGACGCAGAACCAAGGCCGCATGTTCATCAGCCTGAAGCCGATCGAAGAGCGCCACAACGTTTCGACTGCGGTCGTGATCGACCGTCTGCGCGCGCCGCTGGGCAAGATCGTCGGACTGGCGACAAGGCTGATGCCGTCTCGCGATATCCGGGCCGGAGCGCGCGCGGGCAAGGCGGATTACCAGTATACGCTATGGGCAATCAACGCCGACGATCTCTATGAGTGGGTCCCGAAAGTCATCGACGCGGTTCGCGCCGTTCCTGGACTTGCGGACGTGACGTCCGATCGCGAGGCCGGCGGACTGCAGCTCAATGTCAACATCAATCGCGACGTCGCGTCACGACTGAACGTCGCGATCGTCGACATCGACAACGCGCTCTCGAACGCCTTCTCGCAAACCCAATTCTCGACGATTTACGGCGATCGCAACCAATACAAAGTTATTCTGGAAGTCGATCCGAAGCTCCAGGTTCATCCCAAGGATCTGTCGCGAATCTATGTGCCGACGATCGACCGCACGCAGCAGATCCCACTCTCGAGCGTCATTTCGACGAGCGAAGGCATCGCGTCGCTGGTCGTCAACCATCAGGGCCCGTTCCCTGCCGTGACGATAAATTACAATCTGCGGCCTGGCGTCAGCATGGATACGAGTCTCCAAGGCATCGACGCCGCTCTCCAGGCTCTGCATATGCCGGAGACCATTCACGGTGAACCCGCGGGCGACGCCAAGTCGTTTATCGAGCAGGCACGCCAACAGACCCTGCTGATTCTGGCGGCGCTCGTCGCGATCTATATCGTGCTCGGCGTGCTCTACGAAAGTCTCGCGCATCCGCTGACGATCATCTCGACACTGCCTTCGGCGGGCCTCGGCGCGTTGCTCGCGTTGCAGATGGCAAGCATGGATCTTTCTGTCATAGCGCTCATCGGCGTCATTTTGCTGATCGGCATCGTGAAGAAGAACGGCATCATGCTCGTCGATTTCGCATTGCATGCAGAACGCGAGCGCGGGCTCTCACCGCAGGCTGCGATCTACGACGCCTGCTTGCAGAGGTTCCGTCCTATCTTGATGACGACGCTGGCTGCGCTGCTCGGCGCCATTCCGCTCGCTGTTGCGGTCGGCCCGGGTTCGGAATTGCGCCGGCCCCTCGGTATCACGATCATTGGCGGTCTCGTCGTCTCGCAGGTGCTGACGCTTTACACGACGCCGGTGATCTACCTGCTGCTCGAGAAGCTCAAGGCAAGATTTGCGCGCGGCGGCGAGAAGAGTCCGCCGGCGGTCTCTACAGCCGAAAGCACCTGA
- a CDS encoding efflux RND transporter permease subunit, which yields MSVSRPFIERPIATFLLAVATVLGGMLGYFALPISSLPQVDFPTVEVTTELPGASPETMSTLVTASLERQFGQIQSLASMSSTSSFGLSRITLQFNLDRDIDAAAQDVQAAINAAGSTLPRNLPYPPTYSKVNPADTPIVTLALTSDTQSLRSLSDLADTLLAQRLASVSGVGHVAIEGGIKPAVRVEADVSRLASYGLSMADLSTAIASANVAGPKGSLDGEKQSYTIAANDQIDQAKAYDDVIIAYRNSAPVRIKDVARVTDGLENTRVGGWYNGKPAVIVDVQRQPGANVLDTVSRIKQELPRVERSMPAGVNLAIVSDRTGTIKASVNDVQFTLVLSVGLVIMVVLLFLRSFRATIIAGVALPVSLIATFGVMYFCGFSLDNLSLMALTIGTGFVVDDAIVMIENVVRHIEKGEKPMKAALDGAREIGFTVISLTLSLIAVFIPLLFMTGLVGRMFREFAMTLTIAVVVSAIVSLTLTPMMCSRLLRSGGHDEKGGVIGRFIERVIEAYGRSLEFVFRHQTATLLVALLTVVITIWLYVIMPKGFLPDQDTGAITAVVEGGPQISFAEMSRLQKEVAAIAAADPDVTGVASIVGIGQLNATQNVGSLKIMLKPRDERKSNVVQVIQRLKHAVKPTPGTIVYFQPVQDVQISTQASRARYQYTLASTDADEVSEWSKKMAAALHASPFLRNVASEEVDGGLIARIDVDRVTAGRLGVTMQAINDALSNAFGQRQVSTIYEQANQYRVVLEAAPEYRSDPSRLNRLYVPSSTTGTQVLLTSVATIAYDTAPLAISHQDQFPAITISFNLAPNASLSDALAAIDTAKKEVDLPASVTGTFYGDAAEFSKSLSNQPWLILAAIVTIYIVLGVLYESLIHPFTILTTLPSAGIGAALALELTGNDLSFVALIGIILLMGIVKKNAIMMIDFALDAERERGLSPRDSIKEAALLRFRPIMMTTLAALFGALPLALESGTGSELRNPLGITIVGGLLLSQLLTLYTTPVIYLTMERLRARLGGGRSVDKSEEIEPPAAGLTARPNSLPAAAE from the coding sequence ATGAGCGTTTCCCGGCCCTTTATCGAGAGGCCGATCGCGACGTTCCTACTCGCGGTCGCGACCGTTCTCGGCGGTATGCTCGGCTACTTCGCGTTGCCGATATCGTCCTTGCCGCAAGTCGACTTTCCGACCGTCGAGGTCACGACCGAACTTCCGGGCGCGAGCCCAGAGACGATGTCGACGCTCGTCACGGCATCGCTCGAACGCCAGTTCGGGCAGATCCAGTCGCTTGCGTCGATGTCGTCGACCAGTTCGTTCGGCCTCAGCCGCATCACGCTCCAATTCAATCTCGACCGCGATATCGACGCGGCGGCTCAGGACGTGCAAGCCGCAATTAATGCCGCCGGCTCGACGCTGCCGCGTAACCTCCCCTACCCTCCGACATACTCGAAGGTGAACCCGGCCGACACGCCGATCGTCACGCTCGCGCTGACGTCGGACACCCAGTCGCTGCGATCGCTTTCGGATCTTGCGGATACGCTGCTCGCGCAGCGCCTCGCCTCCGTGTCGGGCGTGGGTCACGTTGCGATCGAGGGCGGCATCAAACCTGCTGTGCGCGTCGAAGCCGATGTATCGCGTCTTGCGAGCTACGGCCTCAGCATGGCCGATCTCAGCACGGCTATTGCCAGCGCCAACGTCGCCGGGCCCAAGGGCTCGCTCGACGGCGAAAAGCAGTCGTACACGATCGCCGCCAACGATCAGATCGATCAGGCGAAGGCCTACGACGACGTCATCATTGCGTATCGCAACAGCGCGCCGGTTCGCATCAAGGACGTCGCGCGCGTTACAGATGGTCTCGAAAACACGCGTGTCGGCGGCTGGTACAATGGCAAGCCCGCGGTCATCGTCGACGTTCAGCGGCAGCCGGGCGCCAACGTCCTCGACACCGTGTCGCGCATCAAGCAGGAATTGCCGCGCGTCGAACGCAGCATGCCGGCCGGCGTCAATCTCGCAATCGTCAGCGACCGCACCGGCACGATCAAAGCGTCAGTCAATGACGTGCAGTTCACGCTCGTCCTCAGCGTCGGCCTCGTCATCATGGTCGTCCTTTTGTTCCTGCGCTCGTTCCGCGCGACGATCATTGCGGGCGTCGCTCTGCCGGTGTCCTTGATCGCCACGTTCGGCGTCATGTATTTCTGCGGCTTCAGCCTCGACAATCTCTCCTTGATGGCGCTCACGATCGGCACCGGGTTCGTCGTCGACGATGCGATCGTGATGATCGAGAACGTCGTGCGCCACATCGAAAAGGGCGAGAAGCCGATGAAGGCCGCCCTCGACGGCGCGCGCGAGATCGGCTTCACCGTCATCTCGCTGACGCTGTCGTTGATCGCGGTTTTCATACCCTTGCTTTTCATGACCGGCCTCGTCGGACGCATGTTCCGCGAGTTCGCTATGACGCTGACGATTGCCGTCGTCGTCTCGGCGATCGTATCGCTGACGCTGACGCCGATGATGTGCTCGAGGCTCCTGCGCAGCGGCGGCCATGACGAAAAGGGAGGCGTCATTGGCCGCTTCATCGAGCGCGTGATCGAAGCCTACGGACGCTCTCTGGAATTCGTGTTTCGCCATCAGACGGCGACGCTTCTCGTCGCGCTGCTGACGGTCGTCATCACGATCTGGCTCTATGTCATCATGCCGAAAGGCTTCTTGCCGGACCAGGATACCGGCGCTATCACAGCCGTCGTCGAAGGCGGCCCGCAGATCTCATTTGCCGAGATGTCGCGCTTGCAGAAGGAAGTTGCCGCCATCGCCGCGGCCGATCCGGACGTTACGGGCGTCGCGTCCATCGTCGGCATCGGACAGCTCAACGCCACGCAGAACGTCGGCAGCCTCAAGATCATGCTGAAGCCGCGCGATGAGCGAAAATCGAATGTCGTGCAAGTGATCCAGCGGCTAAAGCACGCCGTCAAGCCTACTCCCGGTACGATCGTCTACTTCCAGCCCGTGCAGGACGTGCAGATTTCGACGCAGGCGAGCCGCGCGCGCTATCAGTATACGCTCGCGAGCACCGACGCCGATGAGGTTTCCGAGTGGTCTAAGAAGATGGCGGCCGCACTTCATGCGTCCCCGTTCCTTCGCAATGTCGCGTCGGAGGAAGTCGACGGCGGACTCATTGCACGCATCGACGTCGATCGGGTTACCGCCGGACGGCTCGGCGTCACGATGCAAGCCATCAACGATGCGCTTAGCAACGCATTCGGCCAGCGTCAGGTTTCGACGATTTACGAGCAGGCCAATCAGTATCGCGTCGTTCTGGAGGCGGCTCCCGAATATCGCAGCGATCCGTCGCGGTTGAACCGGCTCTACGTTCCGTCGAGCACGACGGGGACGCAAGTCTTGCTGACCTCCGTCGCAACTATCGCATACGATACGGCGCCGCTCGCGATCAGCCATCAAGATCAGTTCCCGGCCATAACGATCAGCTTCAATCTGGCGCCCAATGCGTCGCTGAGCGATGCGCTTGCGGCAATCGATACCGCAAAGAAAGAGGTCGATCTGCCGGCATCGGTGACGGGCACGTTCTATGGCGATGCGGCTGAATTCTCTAAATCGCTAAGCAACCAGCCCTGGCTGATCCTCGCCGCCATCGTAACGATCTACATCGTCCTCGGTGTTCTCTACGAAAGTCTCATCCATCCGTTCACGATTTTGACGACGCTGCCGTCAGCCGGCATCGGCGCGGCTTTGGCGCTCGAGCTCACCGGCAACGATCTCTCGTTCGTCGCGCTCATCGGCATCATTCTGCTGATGGGCATCGTGAAGAAAAATGCGATCATGATGATCGACTTCGCGCTGGACGCTGAACGCGAGCGCGGACTTTCGCCACGGGATTCGATCAAAGAGGCGGCGTTGCTCCGCTTCCGGCCGATCATGATGACGACGCTTGCCGCGCTTTTCGGTGCGCTGCCACTTGCGCTCGAAAGCGGAACGGGTTCGGAACTTAGAAATCCTCTCGGCATCACGATCGTCGGCGGTCTGCTCTTGAGTCAGCTCCTGACGCTCTACACGACGCCGGTTATTTATCTGACGATGGAGCGGCTTCGCGCGCGCCTCGGCGGCGGCCGGTCTGTCGATAAGAGCGAAGAGATCGAGCCACCTGCCGCCGGGCTGACAGCCAGACCGAATAGCCTCCCGGCGGCCGCGGAGTAG